A region from the Lolium perenne isolate Kyuss_39 chromosome 4, Kyuss_2.0, whole genome shotgun sequence genome encodes:
- the LOC127323265 gene encoding uncharacterized protein: MEHPDVQARTEPKKSCRLEILVSAYFTVVDGMKIYNKGRTVSWVVDSVEYTLTDLERDIGPYFQWGSYQKANFWVLERNAMKFKLDSDAQLLELVRSTEVLKLMMIVGRHEEMEEPAIHKVRAAANVVRNDVPAVAEVMDQEVSNAADVDMGPELTELCELDETFAGPPRAEKVPNVAALDIGPELRELPEFGETIAGPPRAEEEEKEHFMTVGCDPDGDEPAGADEEWRYFKNVDDANVQPIKNVEVEVPNRKRSRPMPYFDTEAVPNDEAGLVDDFIVADTTYDKENPVIKEGHTFVDKAEFMEIIRTYAIKNEFQSKIEHSDSERYRARCADLECGWRIYAKKLHGCNTFKVVNLSSLDMHTCSNGNKAREATTGWLSRRVKDIVKEDPTLSAKKLQKRLEKQYNIELSYWKAWTAKKTAMNALHGTWEESFTMLWRFKAALEESCPGSIIEIDCKKINGKMHFSRMFVSIRACVDGFLSGCRPYLGVDSTHLTGKYKGQLAAATAIDGHNWMYPVSYGIFSKETNANWAWFMDNLRRAVGTPPGLTIHTDACKGLAYAVNKVFKGEAEHRECFRHLMANFRKKFKGDVLKYMWPCAWACTTRRHDALKDKITETCPKAIPWLNKHHNLVWSRSKFSKECKVDYVNNNISECFNNWIKDEKELPAVYLMDKIREKIMVKIATRKVIAEKLEGRILPSVLHELNMKSRGLHYDFTKSGPLSAEISGTTNEGKTWRYGVDLAKRECGCGQWEVSGKPCTHAIFLIGKVRQLKIEDFVDDYYSVQRFKLAYQFQVTPMGDKSQWPKNDPPFEVVPPPLERPAGRPRKQRIKASGEPGKRGPYQCKRCFQFGHIEKGCYATQAELEQELPPPRPKKQKQQRKAKAESLETSSFVDPKVMSSPGVTTRRMSSLSPASPGVTTRRMASLSPASPGVTTRRMASISPGGINRRLIIE; encoded by the exons AAGAAATGCTATGAAATTCAAATTAGATTCAGAtgcacagcttctcgagctcgtaAGGTCAACAGAAGTTCTGAAGTTGATGATGATAGTGGGCAGACATGAGGAGATGGAGGAGCCTGCTATACACAAGGTGCGTGCTGCTGCCAATGTAGTGCGCAATGATGTGCCTGCCGTAGCTGAAGTGATGGACCAGGAGGTGTCTAATGCTGCTGATGTGGACATGGGACCAGAATTGACGGAATTATGTGAACTTGATGAAACATTTGCTGGGCCACCAAGGGCTGAAAAGGTGCCTAATGTTGCTGCTCTGGACATTGGACCAGAATTGAGGGAATTACCTGAATTTGGTGAAACGATTGCGGGGCCACCAAGGGCTGAAGAGGAGGAAAAGGAACACTTTATGACTGTTGGTTGTGATCCTGATGGAGATGAGCCAGCCGGGGCAGATGAAGAGTGGAGATACTTCAAAAATGTTGATGATGCCAATGTGCAACCAATAAAAAATGTTGAAGTGGAGGTGCCAAACAGAAAGAGGTCAAGGCCTATGCCATACTTTGATACTGAGGCGGTTCCTAATGATGAGGCTGGATTGGTGGATGATTTTATTGTGGCTGACACTACGTATGACAAAGAGAATCCAGTTATTAAGGAGGGACATACATTTGTAGACAAGGCTGAGTTTATGGAAATTATCAGGACATATGCCATAAAAAATGAGTTTCAGAGTAAGATTGAACATAGTGACAGCGAAAGGTACAGGGCAAGGTGTGCAGATCTTGAATGCGGGTGGAGAATTTATGCAAAGAAATTGCATGGCTGCAACACTTTTAAG GTGGTTAATCTCTCAAGTCTAGACATGCACACTTGTTCTAACGGAAACAAGGCACGAGAAGCTACCACAGGTTGGCTGTCTCGCCGAGTGAAAGATATTGTGAAGGAAGATCCTACTCTTAGTGCAAAGAAGCTACAGAAACGATTGGAGAAACAATATAACATTGAGTTGTCCTATTGGAAAGCGTGGACTGCGAAGAAGACAGCAATGAATGCTCTTCATGGTACTTGGGAGGAGAGTTTCACAATGCTATGGAGGTTCAAAGCAGCACTAGAAGAATCTTGTCCAGGAAGCATTATCGAGATCGATTGCAAGAAGATCAATGGGAAAATGCACTTTTCAAGGATGTTTGTGAGTATTAGAGCTTGTGTTGATGGATTTCTGTCTGGGTGCAGACCGTATCTTGGTGTTGATTCCACTCATCTCACTGGAAAGTACAAAGGACAATTGGCTGCAGCAACTGCTATTGATGGCCACAACTGGATGTATCCAGTTTCATATGGCATTTTCTCTAAGGAAACAAATGCAAATTGGGCATGGTTCATGGATAACTTGAGAAGGGCAGTTGGGACTCCTCCTGGATTGACAATCCACACGGATGCTTGTAAAGGACTAGCATATGCTGTCAACAAAGTTTTTAAAGGTGAAGCAGAGCATCGGGAGTGCTTTAGACACCTCATGGCTAATTTCAGGAAGAAGTTCAAAGGTGATGTGCTGAAGTACATGTGGCCTTGTGCATGGGCatgtacaacccgtaggcatgatGCACTGAAGGACAAAATTACAGAAACTTGTCCTAAAGCAATACCCTGGTTAAACAAGCACCATAATCTGGTTTGGAGCAGATCAAAGTTCTCCAAAGAATGCAAGGTTGATTACGTTAACAACAACATTTCCGAGTGCTTCAACAATTGGATTAAGGATGAAAAGGAGCTTCCAGCTGTGTATCTTATGGATAAAATAAGAGAGAAAATCATGGTTAAGATAGCCACAAGGAAAGTGATAGCCGAGAAACTTGAAGGGCGTATCCTCCCAAGTGTCTTACATGAGTTGAACATGAAGAGCAGAGGGTTGCACTATGATTTCACCAAAAGTGGGCCATTGTCAGCTGAAATTTCAGGAACAACAAATGAAGGAAAGACTTGGAGGTATGGTGTTGACCTTGCAAAAAGGGAATGTGGCTGTGGTCAGTGGGAGGTGTCCGGAAAACCATGCACTCACGCTATATTTTTAATTGGGAAAGTACGGCAATTAAAAATTGAAGATTTTGTGGATGACTACTATTCGGTACAGAGGTTCAAGCTAGCTTATCAGTTTCAAGTCACTCCAATGGGTGACAAATCTCAGTGGCCAAAGAATGACCCACCTTTTGAAGTGGTTCCTCCACCACTAGAAAGGCCTGCTGGTAGACCAAGGAAGCAGAGAATCAAGGCTAGTGGAGAGCCAGGAAAAAGAGGTCCATATCAATGCAAAAGGTGCTTCCAGTTTGGACATATCGAGAAGGGTTGTTATGCAACTCAAGCTGAACTAGAACAAGAACTTCCGCCACCTCGTCCAAAAAAGCAGAAACAACAAAG GAAAGCCAAAGCTGAATCTCTTGAAACATCGAGCTTTGTTGATCCAAAAGTAATGTCTAGCCCAGGTGTGACTACAAGAAGGATGTCATCCCTCTCTCCAGCAAGCCCAGGTGTGACTACAAGGAGGATGGCATCCCTCTCTCCAGCAAGCCCAGGTGTGACAACAAGGAGGATGGCATCAATCTCACCTGGAGGAATCAACCGTAGGCTTATCATCGAGTAG